In Apostichopus japonicus isolate 1M-3 chromosome 3, ASM3797524v1, whole genome shotgun sequence, a single genomic region encodes these proteins:
- the LOC139965220 gene encoding enoyl-CoA delta isomerase 2-like isoform X2 — translation MAVAAHSQYNCLIYNVNEGVATVTLNRHRKKNALNKEMWTELILALRSASRDDRVVVCVLTGSGDYFSSGNDLNNFIEASKRGSDAANYMTFENVPLVKLLVDILIDFPKQLIAAVNGPAIGIAVTSLGLMDVVYASDTATFLTPFTSLGQCAEACSSYTFPKIMGPSKTLQAAKKLCRDGERDHLRGALKRESDVLAVLTSSDECRDAIKNFFVRKSKM, via the exons ATG GCTGTTGCAGCACACAGTCAATATAATTGCCTAATCTATAATGTGAATGAAGGCGTTGCCACGGTAACGTTGAACCGTCACCGTAAGAAGAATGCTCTTAACAAAGAG ATGTGGACAGAGCTGATACTCGCACTTCGGTCTGCCTCGAGAGATGACCGAGTAGTGGTGTGTGTCTTAACTG GAAGTGGTGACTACTTCTCCAGTGGTAATGACCTGAACAATTTTATTGAAGCAAGCAAGAGAGGGTCAGATGCTGCAAATTACATGACGTTTGAAAATGTACCTCTTGTAAA ATTGCTGGTGGATATTCTAATTGATTTCCCAAAGCAGTTGATAGCAGCAGTTAATGGACCTGCTATAGGGATAGCCGTCACATCGTTGGGATTAATGGACGTCGTGTATGCATCAGACACA GCGACCTTCCTCACACCGTTCACATCTCTTGGCCAATGTGCGGAAGCGTGTTCCTCTTACACCTTTCCTAAAATAATGGGACCATCGAAG ACATTACAAGCCGCGAAGAAGCTTTGTCGAGATGGAGAACGGGATCATCTTCGAGGTGCTCTTAAGAGAGAGTCAGATGTCCTGGCAGTGTTAACTTCATCTGATGAATGCAGAGACGCTATTAAGAATTTCTTCGTTCGAAAATCAAAAATGTGA
- the LOC139965220 gene encoding enoyl-CoA delta isomerase 2-like isoform X1 yields the protein MAVAAHSQYNCLIYNVNEGVATVTLNRHRKKNALNKEMWTELILALRSASRDDRVVVCVLTGSGDYFSSGNDLNNFIEASKRGSDAANYMTFENVPLVKLLVDILIDFPKQLIAAVNGPAIGIAVTSLGLMDVVYASDTATFLTPFTSLGQCAEACSSYTFPKIMGPSKAYEVLFFGRKLSAQDAKDCNLISEVFPEDSFQREVQTRALKFAALPRKTLQAAKKLCRDGERDHLRGALKRESDVLAVLTSSDECRDAIKNFFVRKSKM from the exons ATG GCTGTTGCAGCACACAGTCAATATAATTGCCTAATCTATAATGTGAATGAAGGCGTTGCCACGGTAACGTTGAACCGTCACCGTAAGAAGAATGCTCTTAACAAAGAG ATGTGGACAGAGCTGATACTCGCACTTCGGTCTGCCTCGAGAGATGACCGAGTAGTGGTGTGTGTCTTAACTG GAAGTGGTGACTACTTCTCCAGTGGTAATGACCTGAACAATTTTATTGAAGCAAGCAAGAGAGGGTCAGATGCTGCAAATTACATGACGTTTGAAAATGTACCTCTTGTAAA ATTGCTGGTGGATATTCTAATTGATTTCCCAAAGCAGTTGATAGCAGCAGTTAATGGACCTGCTATAGGGATAGCCGTCACATCGTTGGGATTAATGGACGTCGTGTATGCATCAGACACA GCGACCTTCCTCACACCGTTCACATCTCTTGGCCAATGTGCGGAAGCGTGTTCCTCTTACACCTTTCCTAAAATAATGGGACCATCGAAG GCATACGAGGTCCTTTTCTTTGGGAGAAAGCTATCAGCTCAAGACGCCAAAGACTGCAATTTAATTAGTGAAGTCTTTCCAGAGGATTCATTTCAACGAGAAGTTCAGACGAGGGCGTTAAAGTTTGCAGCATTACCTAGAAAG ACATTACAAGCCGCGAAGAAGCTTTGTCGAGATGGAGAACGGGATCATCTTCGAGGTGCTCTTAAGAGAGAGTCAGATGTCCTGGCAGTGTTAACTTCATCTGATGAATGCAGAGACGCTATTAAGAATTTCTTCGTTCGAAAATCAAAAATGTGA